The Aythya fuligula isolate bAytFul2 chromosome 7, bAytFul2.pri, whole genome shotgun sequence genome has a window encoding:
- the NPM3 gene encoding nucleoplasmin-3: MEPHAPGSVLFGCELTASTKSYTFQVDEEDDSDHVLALSVVCLTEGAKDECNVVEVVGRNHENQEIAVPVANLKLSCQPLLSLDNFKLQPPVTFRLAAGSGPVHLAGWHQITHREDISFEDDNDEDMSEEEEEEIAPIVPAKKERRKQ, from the exons ATGGAGCCGCACGCACCCGGCAGCGTCCTCTTCG GCTGCGAGCTGACTGCCAGTACCAAATCCTACACGTTTCAGGTGGATGAGGAAGACGACTCTGACCACGTCTTGGCCCTGTCTGTG GTCTGCCTCACGGAGGGTGCCAAGGACGAGTGCAACgtggtggaggtggtggggcGAAACCACGAGAACCAGGAGATCGCCGTGCCCGTGGCCAACCTGAAGCTGTCGTGCCAGCCCTTG CTGAGCCTGGACAACTTCAAGCTGCAGCCCCCGGTGACTTTCCGCCTGGCAGCGGGCTCCGGCCCCGTGCACCTCGCCGGCTGGCACCAGATCA CGCACAGGGAGGACATTTCCTTTGAGGACGACAACGATGAGGACAtgtctgaggaggaggaggaggagattgCCCCCATCGTGCCAGCcaagaaggagaggaggaagcagtAA
- the FGF8 gene encoding fibroblast growth factor 8, whose product MDPCSSLFSYVLMHLFVLCLQAQVTVQSPPNFTQHVREQSLVTDQLSRRLVRTYQLYSRTSGKHVQILDNKKINAMAEDGDVHAKLIVETDTFGSRVRIKGAATGFYICMNKKGKLIGKSNGKGKDCVFTEIVLENNYTALQNAKYEGWYMAFTRKGRPRKGSKTRQHQREVHFMKRLPKGHQTTEPHRRFEFLNYPFNRRSKRTRNSRAGP is encoded by the exons ATGGACCCCTGCTCCTCGCTCTTCAGCTACGT GTTAATGCACTTGTTCGTCCTCTGCCTGCAAGCCCAG GTAACTGTTCAGTCCCCACCTAATTTTACACAGCATGTGAGGGAGCAGAGCCTGGTGACAGATCAGCTGAGCCGGCGGCTCGTCCGTACCTACCAGCTGTACAGCAGGACCAGCGGGAAGCATGTGCAGATCTTGGACAACAAGAAAATCAATGCGATGGCAGAGGATGGGGACGTGCACG ccAAGCTCATTGTGGAGACCGACACCTTCGGGAGCCGCGTGCGCATCAAGGGGGCGGCCACGGGTTTCTACATCTGCATGAACAAGAAGGGCAAGCTGATCGGCAAG AGCAACGGCAAAGGCAAGGACTGCGTCTTCACGGAGATCGTCCTGGAGAACAACTACACGGCGCTGCAGAACGCCAAGTACGAGGGCTGGTACATGGCCTTCACCCGCAAGGGCCGCCCGCGCAAGGGCTCCAAGACCCGGCAGCACCAGCGCGAGGTGCACTTCATGAAGCGGCTCCCCAAGGGCCACCAGACCACCGAGCCCCACCGGCGCTTCGAGTTCCTCAACTACCCCTTCAACCGCAGGAGCAAAAGGACTAGAAACTCCAGGGCTGGCCCTTGA